The following coding sequences lie in one Lacerta agilis isolate rLacAgi1 chromosome 4, rLacAgi1.pri, whole genome shotgun sequence genomic window:
- the CDX2 gene encoding homeobox protein CDX-2 isoform X2, which produces MYVSYLLEKDGASMYPGSVRHAGGLNLAAAQNFVGAPQYSDYGAYHVPAGIGLDNAQSPGSPWPGAYGAPLRDDWNGYGQGGVPGAAANAVHGPSGAAGLAYSPVGDYHPHPHHHHPAQGPPAPPCGVPASGGLMQPLNSPPGAEHLSPGGQRRNPCDWIRKPTAGGPGENLVSEQAGKGEEDQQEEVATVSARGCAQWIRTHEPSVLHAARDNRLRPQWRRSVGCSRFSASHCTVTAAGEKRLSSWIRPALLH; this is translated from the exons ATGTACGTGAGTTACCTGTTGGAGAAAGACGGCGCCTCCATGTACCCGGGCTCGGTGCGCCACGCCGGGGGGCTCAACTTGGCGGCGGCGCAGAACTTCGTGGGCGCCCCGCAGTACTCGGACTACGGCGCCTACCATGTGCCCGCCGGGATCGGGCTGGACAACGCGCAGTCCCCGGGATCGCCCTGGCCCGGCGCCTACGGGGCACCTTTACGCGATGACTGGAACGGCTACGGGCAGGGGGGCGTCCCTGGGGCGGCCGCCAACGCCGTGCACGGACCCTCCGGCGCGGCAGGGTTGGCCTACAGCCCCGTCGGGGACTACCACCCGCACCCTCACCACCATCACCCTGCGCAGGGGCCGCCGGCGCCCCCCTGCGGAGTCCCCGCTTCCGGGGGGCTGATGCAGCCGCTCAACTCGCCGCCCGGCGCCGAGCATCTTTCTCCGGGCGGCCAGAGGCGGAACCCCTGCGACTGGATCAGGAAACCCACGGCAGGGGGACCCG GTGAAAATCTGGTTTCAGAACAGGCGGGCAAAGGAGAGGAAGATCAACAAGAAGAAGTTGCAACAGTCTCAGCCAGGGGGTGTGCACAGTGGATCAGAACCCATGAGCCCAGTGTCCTCCATGCAGCCAGGGACAACCGGCTCCGGCCCCAATGGAGGAGGAGTGTTGGGTGCTCCCGGTTTAGTGCCAGCCACTGCACAGTGACAGCCGCTGGGGAGAAAAGACTGAGTAGCTGGATACGTCctgctctccttcattga
- the CDX2 gene encoding homeobox protein CDX-2 isoform X1, which yields MYVSYLLEKDGASMYPGSVRHAGGLNLAAAQNFVGAPQYSDYGAYHVPAGIGLDNAQSPGSPWPGAYGAPLRDDWNGYGQGGVPGAAANAVHGPSGAAGLAYSPVGDYHPHPHHHHPAQGPPAPPCGVPASGGLMQPLNSPPGAEHLSPGGQRRNPCDWIRKPTAGGPVKTRTKDKYRVVYTDHQRLELEKEFHYSRYITIRRKAELAANLGLSERQVKIWFQNRRAKERKINKKKLQQSQPGGVHSGSEPMSPVSSMQPGTTGSGPNGGGVLGAPGLVPATAQ from the exons ATGTACGTGAGTTACCTGTTGGAGAAAGACGGCGCCTCCATGTACCCGGGCTCGGTGCGCCACGCCGGGGGGCTCAACTTGGCGGCGGCGCAGAACTTCGTGGGCGCCCCGCAGTACTCGGACTACGGCGCCTACCATGTGCCCGCCGGGATCGGGCTGGACAACGCGCAGTCCCCGGGATCGCCCTGGCCCGGCGCCTACGGGGCACCTTTACGCGATGACTGGAACGGCTACGGGCAGGGGGGCGTCCCTGGGGCGGCCGCCAACGCCGTGCACGGACCCTCCGGCGCGGCAGGGTTGGCCTACAGCCCCGTCGGGGACTACCACCCGCACCCTCACCACCATCACCCTGCGCAGGGGCCGCCGGCGCCCCCCTGCGGAGTCCCCGCTTCCGGGGGGCTGATGCAGCCGCTCAACTCGCCGCCCGGCGCCGAGCATCTTTCTCCGGGCGGCCAGAGGCGGAACCCCTGCGACTGGATCAGGAAACCCACGGCAGGGGGACCCG TGAAAACCAGGACGAAAGACAAGTACCGCGTGGTCTACACAGATCACCAGCGGCTGGAGCTGGAGAAGGAGTTTCACTACAGCCGCTACATCACGATTCGGAGGAAAGCTGAACTGGCAGCCAATCTGGGACTGTCAGAGAGACAG GTGAAAATCTGGTTTCAGAACAGGCGGGCAAAGGAGAGGAAGATCAACAAGAAGAAGTTGCAACAGTCTCAGCCAGGGGGTGTGCACAGTGGATCAGAACCCATGAGCCCAGTGTCCTCCATGCAGCCAGGGACAACCGGCTCCGGCCCCAATGGAGGAGGAGTGTTGGGTGCTCCCGGTTTAGTGCCAGCCACTGCACAGTGA